The following coding sequences lie in one Mercenaria mercenaria strain notata chromosome 5, MADL_Memer_1, whole genome shotgun sequence genomic window:
- the LOC123557122 gene encoding ganglioside GM2 activator-like isoform X1, with amino-acid sequence MIHKFCTMANDILFRLSIFVVMVYCVSLQRLDFQKQMEEKHFNFSNCNRTAVPLIVNLLEVTPDPIQFGGNVLVRLNLDLERDAGVNHNRIEVDFSLRLETKEGYTELCEIIGEAMCHYNDFCAVLKQYMEHKKCEVPPSFKFNCSCPFLKNEYNIIFPVKVPTLSFGLRGTFDMTINIHEEGKVLGCVEIHFCVTNCEPLGSEEIKKRTQMISTTP; translated from the exons ATGAtacataaattttgtaccatGGCAAACGATATTTTGTTCCGATTGAGTATATTCGTAGTTATGGTATATTGTGTTTCATTACAGCGACTTGATTTCCAG AAACAAATGGAAGAGAAACATTTTAACTTTAGTAATTGCAATAGGACAGCTGTTCCATTAATTGTGAATTTACTTGAAGTCACACCAGATCCCATTCAGTTTGGTGGAAACGTATTGGTTAGAttaaaccttgaccttgagagaGATGCTGGTGTCAACCATAATAGGATAGAg GTAGACTTTAGTTTGAGACTGGAGACGAAGGAAGGGTATACAGAGCTGTGTGAAATAATTGGAGAGGCGATGTGTCATTACAATGATTTTTGTGCAGTATTGAAACAGTACATGGAACACAAGAAGTGTGAAGTACCACCAAGCTTTAAATTTAACTGCTCATGTCCTTTCCTAAAA AATGAATACAATATCATCTTTCCTGTAAAAGTGCCTACACTTTCATTTGGACTTCGTGGTACTTTCGACATGACAATAAATATTCACGAGGAAGGAAAAGTGTTAGGCTGTGTCGAAATTCACTTCTGTGTTAC CAACTGCGAACCATTAGGATCTGAAGAGATTAAGAAAAGAACACAAATGATTTCAACAACTCCGTAA